One Dictyostelium discoideum AX4 chromosome 3 chromosome, whole genome shotgun sequence genomic region harbors:
- a CDS encoding hypothetical protein (Similar to Dictyostelium discoideum (Slime mold). Inositol 5-phosphatase 2) → MKYYLYLFLLFTFANLLYSCPTYPLPIKIDQNDPLLLKAYNDIDLLIQSKMKADGVKSFVATIVYMDKVVFSKAYGKLNYLDINSPNLTLDHKYVFKEIKNFRISSVTKVFTSLMMFKLRDQGIINSLDDDIRDYFPKFKIKSIFKKKEEKFITFRQLASHQSGLSRETPCHRNEFGTSNCTEKIILAKLSKQFLISKPTTLSHYSNLGYSLLGRTLGESLRMKRMKEQEPYEYWVTNNIFKPLGMNNTTFNYEDIINNTAPGLVNNNGKYSIPSMTKSGWNSPGGGVFSTARDMGKLLIHLLGMNNNSLDIRSPSYLKESTLNELFSPSNLLNDGSASYGMPFLHSYSTNNSLWILSKNGDLQGYVSNIAFVKPYKLGLFFSSLTSVSSSDVYTNAAIDILIPVYKKLLEQAAIDSVINSTTTSSNSTTTTTTTTTTTTTTTNNTMESIFISKIPHSLLIGIYTNDYGNKFLILNQTTYGDYLNRLLVSYNGASLVLNKFELDNEYPYIKRISFYNESIPTCRTIASGSNDELIYFTFKDINGTIIDFNNNNNNQNIDINNLFVYSVQIMERKKKKN, encoded by the exons atgaaatattatttatatttatttttgttatttacatttgctaatttattatattcatGTCCAACTTATCctttaccaattaaaattgatcaaaatgacccattattattaaaagcttataatgatattgatttattaatccAAAGTAAAATGAAAGCTGATGGTGTTAAATCATTTGTTGCAACTATTGTTTACATGGACAAAGTTGTTTTTTCAAAAGCATATGGTAAATTGAACTATTTAGATATTAACTCACCAAATTTAACTCTTGATCATAAGTAtgtatttaaagaaattaaaaa ttttagAATTTCAAGTGTTACAAAAGTATTTACATCATTAATGATGTTTAAATTAAGAGACCAAGgtataattaattcattagaTGATGATATTCGTGATTATTTCCCAAAATTTaagattaaatcaatttttaaaaaaaaagaagaaaagttTATAACATTTAGACAATTGGCATCACATCAAAGTGGTTTATCAAGAGAGACACCATGTCATAGAAATGAATTTGGAACAAGTAATTGTACAgagaaaattattttagcaaaattatcaaaacaatttttaatttcaaaaccaaCTACTTTATCAcattattcaaatttaggATATTCTTTACTTGGTAGAACTTTAGGTGAATCATTAAGAATGAAAAGAATGAAAGAACAAGAGCCATATGAATATTGGgttacaaataatatatttaaaccaTTGGGAATGAATAATACAACATTCAATTATgaagatattattaataatactgCACCAGGattagtaaataataatggtaaatatTCAATACCATCAATGACAAAATCAGGTTGGAATTCacctggtggtggtgtttttTCAACTGCAAGAGATATGGGTAAACTATTGATACATTTATTAggtatgaataataattcacTAGATATAAGATCACCATCCtatttaaaagaatcaacattaaatgaattattttcacCAAGTAATTTGTTAAACGATGGGTCTGCTTCCTATGGTATGCCATTTTTACATTCGTATAGTACCAATAATTCTCTTTggattttatcaaaaaatggAGACTTACAAGGATATGTATCAAATATTGCATTTGTAAAACCATACAAATtaggtttatttttttcatcattaacaAGTGTTAGTAGTAGCGATGTTTATACAAATGCTgcaattgatattttaataccagtttataaaaaattattagaacaAGCAGCAATAGATTCAgtaattaattcaacaacaacaagttcaaattcaacaacaacaacaacaacaacaacaacaacaacaacaacaacaacaaataatactatggaatctatttttatttcaaaaatccCTCATTCACTTTTAATTGGAATTTATACAAATGATTatggtaataaatttttaattttaaatcaaacaaCATATggtgattatttaaatagattATTAGTAAGTTATAATGGTGCAAgtttagttttaaataaattcgAACTTGATAATGAATATCCatatattaaaagaatttcatTCTATAATGAATCAATACCAACTTGTAGAACAATAGCTAGTGGAAGtaatgatgaattaatttatttcacttttaaagatattaatggtacaattattgattttaataataataataataatcaaaatattgatataaataatttatttgtttatagtGTTCAAATTATGg aaagaaaaaaaaaaaaaaattaa